In Streptomyces chartreusis, the following proteins share a genomic window:
- a CDS encoding alpha/beta hydrolase translates to MPVLPGAEPYRRDGGEVGVLLCHGFTGSPQSLRPWAEHLAERGLTVSLPLLPGHGTRWEDMRLTGWQDWYAEVDRELRALRDRCARVFVAGLSMGGALALRLAAKHGDDVAGVVVVNPANKVHGLFAYTLPVSRHLVRTVPGIASDIAKEGATELGYDRVPLHSAHSLRNFFRLVDGELPQVTQPLLVLRSRQDHTVPAVDTARILSRVSSTDVTEIVLEQSYHVATLDHDADRIFEESLGFIDRLATGVGKEGTTTRG, encoded by the coding sequence GTGCCGGTCCTTCCTGGAGCCGAGCCGTACCGCCGAGACGGCGGGGAGGTCGGGGTTCTCCTCTGCCACGGTTTCACCGGTTCCCCGCAGTCGCTGCGCCCCTGGGCGGAGCACCTCGCGGAGCGCGGGCTCACCGTCTCGCTGCCGTTGCTGCCGGGGCACGGCACCCGCTGGGAGGACATGCGGCTCACCGGCTGGCAGGACTGGTACGCCGAGGTGGACCGCGAGCTGCGCGCCCTGCGCGACCGGTGCGCGCGGGTCTTCGTGGCCGGCCTTTCCATGGGCGGCGCCCTGGCCCTGCGGCTCGCCGCGAAGCACGGGGACGACGTGGCGGGGGTCGTCGTCGTCAACCCGGCGAACAAGGTGCACGGCCTGTTCGCGTACACCCTTCCGGTCTCCCGGCACCTGGTCCGCACGGTGCCGGGGATCGCCAGCGACATCGCCAAGGAGGGCGCTACCGAGCTCGGGTACGACCGGGTGCCGCTGCACTCGGCGCACTCCCTGCGGAACTTCTTCCGGCTGGTCGACGGCGAGTTGCCGCAGGTCACCCAGCCGCTGCTGGTGCTGCGCAGCAGGCAGGACCACACCGTGCCCGCCGTGGACACCGCCCGGATCCTGAGCCGGGTGTCCTCCACGGACGTAACGGAGATCGTGCTGGAACAGAGCTATCACGTGGCGACGTTGGACCATGATGCGGACCGGATCTTCGAGGAGAGCCTCGGATTCATCGACCGGCTCGCGACCGGCGTCGGCAAGGAAGGGACGACCACACGTGGCTGA
- a CDS encoding DUF5304 domain-containing protein has protein sequence MSEELPPSDAAEPEAVDEARATDADAWATACAEDLAEEKARRRAEHGVPPGSAAEELRKLVDAVADKLSTIQSPLLGAVAGPAAQQVVKQVVEQAKAAVEPVIDRNPDVFDHLAAAGNELLAAYRSAVQNQEQRWTSGPKDAQGLDELDDDKRDPGEGTGPGQRIDLD, from the coding sequence ATGAGCGAAGAGCTCCCCCCGTCCGACGCCGCCGAGCCCGAGGCCGTCGACGAGGCACGGGCGACCGACGCCGACGCCTGGGCGACGGCGTGTGCCGAGGACCTCGCGGAGGAGAAGGCCCGCCGCCGCGCCGAGCACGGTGTGCCGCCCGGCTCCGCCGCCGAGGAACTGCGCAAGCTCGTCGACGCCGTCGCGGACAAGCTCTCGACCATCCAGTCGCCGCTGCTCGGCGCGGTCGCAGGACCCGCCGCCCAGCAGGTGGTCAAGCAGGTCGTGGAGCAGGCCAAGGCCGCCGTCGAGCCCGTCATCGACCGCAACCCGGACGTCTTCGACCACCTGGCGGCCGCCGGCAACGAACTCCTCGCCGCCTACCGCTCCGCCGTCCAGAACCAGGAACAGCGCTGGACGAGCGGTCCGAAGGACGCCCAGGGGCTGGACGAACTCGACGACGACAAGCGCGACCCCGGCGAGGGCACCGGCCCCGGCCAGCGCATCGATCTGGACTGA
- a CDS encoding glycosyltransferase family 4 protein, with product MHKTLIVTNDFPPRPGGIQAFLHNMALRLDPERLVVYASTWKRGHEGAEATAAFDAEQPFTVVRDRTTMLLPTPGATRRAVGLLREHGCTSVWFGAAAPLGLMAPALRKAGAERLVATTHGHEAGWAQLPAARQLLGRIGEATDTITYLGEYTRSRIATALTPEAASRMAQLPPGVDEKTFHPGSGGDEVRARLGLTDRPVVVCVSRLVRRKGQDTLIRALPRILAAEPETVLLIVGGGPYEKDLRRLAHDTGVAGSVHFTGPVPWAELPAHYGAGDVFAMPCRTRRGGLDVEGLGIVYLEASATGLPVVAGDSGGAPDAVLDGETGWVVRGGSAEDTAERVLALLGDAELRRRMGERGREWVEEKWRWDLLAEKLKALL from the coding sequence ATGCACAAGACCCTGATCGTGACGAACGATTTCCCGCCCCGCCCCGGCGGTATCCAGGCGTTCCTGCACAACATGGCGCTGCGGCTCGACCCGGAGCGACTCGTCGTCTACGCCTCGACCTGGAAGCGGGGCCACGAGGGCGCCGAGGCCACGGCCGCCTTCGACGCAGAGCAGCCCTTCACGGTCGTACGGGACCGTACGACGATGCTGCTGCCGACGCCCGGGGCGACCCGGCGGGCGGTCGGGCTGCTGCGCGAGCACGGCTGCACGTCGGTGTGGTTCGGGGCCGCGGCACCGCTCGGCCTGATGGCGCCGGCGCTGCGGAAGGCGGGGGCCGAGCGGCTGGTGGCCACGACCCACGGCCATGAGGCGGGGTGGGCCCAGCTGCCCGCGGCCCGGCAGCTGCTGGGGCGGATCGGGGAGGCGACGGACACGATCACCTACCTCGGCGAGTACACGCGCTCGCGGATCGCGACGGCGCTGACGCCCGAGGCGGCCTCGCGGATGGCGCAGCTGCCGCCGGGGGTCGACGAGAAGACCTTCCATCCCGGGTCGGGCGGCGACGAGGTGCGCGCGCGGCTCGGGCTGACGGACCGGCCCGTCGTGGTGTGCGTGTCCCGGCTGGTGCGGCGCAAGGGGCAGGACACCCTGATCCGGGCCCTGCCGCGGATCCTGGCCGCCGAGCCGGAGACCGTGCTGCTGATCGTCGGCGGCGGGCCGTACGAGAAGGACCTGCGCAGGCTGGCCCACGACACGGGCGTGGCCGGCTCGGTCCACTTCACCGGCCCGGTGCCCTGGGCCGAGCTGCCCGCGCACTACGGCGCCGGTGACGTCTTCGCGATGCCGTGCCGGACCCGGCGGGGCGGCCTGGACGTCGAGGGGCTCGGGATCGTCTACCTGGAGGCCTCCGCGACGGGGCTGCCGGTCGTGGCCGGGGACTCGGGCGGGGCGCCGGACGCCGTGCTCGACGGGGAGACGGGCTGGGTCGTGCGGGGCGGTTCCGCCGAGGACACCGCCGAGCGCGTCCTCGCCCTGCTCGGCGACGCCGAGCTGCGCCGCAGGATGGGGGAGCGGGGCCGGGAGTGGGTCGAGGAGAAGTGGCGCTGGGACCTGCTGGCGGAGAAGCTCAAAGCTCTGCTGTGA
- a CDS encoding endonuclease/exonuclease/phosphatase family protein, whose product MATSPSALPTSRTEPDGSAVIRVLSYNIRSMRDDTDALARVIRACAPDLVLIQEAPRFFRWRKKLARLARASDLVVLTGGATAAGPAILCNLRATVERTEDMLLPLTPGLHRRGFATAVVRFGGARLGVLSCHLSLQKDERLEQGGMLLDRLAGLGTEHAIAGGDLNDRPAGRTFGLLADSLQDCWATAPWGGEYSSTPADPHQRIDAIFATKGVEVLGCGVPTGRPGVTQTDLRAATDHLPVLAALRVPAAL is encoded by the coding sequence ATGGCAACGTCCCCCTCGGCGCTCCCCACCTCCCGCACCGAACCCGACGGCTCCGCAGTCATCCGCGTCCTCAGCTACAACATCCGCTCCATGCGCGACGACACCGACGCCCTCGCCCGCGTCATCCGCGCCTGCGCCCCCGACCTGGTCCTGATCCAGGAAGCCCCCCGCTTCTTCCGCTGGCGCAAGAAGCTCGCCCGCCTGGCCCGCGCCTCGGACCTCGTCGTCCTCACCGGCGGCGCCACCGCCGCCGGCCCCGCGATCCTGTGCAACCTGAGGGCGACCGTGGAGCGGACGGAGGACATGCTCCTCCCGCTCACCCCCGGACTCCACCGGCGCGGCTTCGCCACCGCCGTGGTCCGCTTCGGTGGCGCCCGCCTCGGGGTGCTCAGCTGCCATCTCTCGCTGCAGAAGGACGAGCGCCTCGAACAGGGCGGCATGCTCCTGGACCGCCTCGCCGGCCTGGGCACGGAGCACGCGATCGCCGGCGGCGACCTCAACGACCGCCCCGCCGGCCGCACCTTCGGCCTGCTCGCCGACAGCCTTCAGGACTGCTGGGCCACCGCCCCCTGGGGCGGCGAGTACTCCTCGACCCCGGCCGATCCGCACCAGCGCATCGACGCGATCTTCGCCACGAAGGGCGTCGAGGTGCTCGGCTGCGGTGTCCCGACCGGCCGGCCGGGGGTGACGCAGACGGACCTGAGGGCGGCCACGGACCACCTTCCGGTCCTGGCCGCCCTCAGAGTCCCCGCAGCGCTGTAG
- a CDS encoding SRPBCC family protein, translating into MAEHTSSSITIEAAPADVMGVIADFARYPDWTGEVKEAEVLKTDAEGRAEQVRLVMDAGAIKDDQVLGYTWTGENEVSWTLVKSQMLRSLDGSYILKPAGAGSTEVTYQLTVDVKIPMLGMIKRKAEKVIIDRALAGLKKRVESGK; encoded by the coding sequence ATGGCGGAACACACCAGCTCGAGCATCACGATCGAGGCGGCACCGGCCGACGTGATGGGGGTGATCGCCGACTTCGCCCGCTACCCGGACTGGACCGGCGAGGTGAAGGAGGCGGAGGTCCTCAAGACCGACGCCGAGGGCCGGGCCGAGCAGGTCCGCCTCGTCATGGACGCCGGGGCGATCAAGGACGACCAGGTCCTCGGGTACACCTGGACCGGCGAGAACGAAGTGTCCTGGACGCTGGTGAAGTCCCAGATGCTGCGCTCCCTCGACGGCTCGTACATCCTCAAGCCGGCCGGCGCGGGCTCCACCGAGGTCACCTACCAGCTGACGGTCGACGTCAAGATCCCGATGCTGGGGATGATCAAGCGCAAGGCCGAGAAGGTCATCATCGACCGCGCGCTCGCGGGGCTGAAGAAGCGGGTCGAGTCGGGCAAGTAG
- a CDS encoding AMP-dependent synthetase/ligase codes for MREFSLPALYEVPADGNLTDIVRRNAAQHPDVAVIARKVGGAWQDVSATTFLAEVRAAAKGLIAAGVQPGDRVGLMSRTRYEWTLLDFAIWSAGAVTVPVYETSSPEQVQWILGDSGATAMITELDGHTAAVESVRDRLPALKNVWQIEGGGVEELGRLGQDISDATVEERSSLAKADDPATIVYTSGTTGRPKGCVLTHRSFFAECGNIVERLRPLFRTGECSVLLFLPLAHVFGRLVQVAPMMAPIKLGTVPDIKNLTDELASFRPTLILGVPRVFEKVYNSARAKAQADGKGKIFDKAADTAIAYSQALDTPSGPPVGLKIKHKVFDKLVYSKLRAVLGGKGEYAISGGAPLGERLGHFFRGIGFTVLEGYGLTESCAATAFNPWDRQKIGTVGQPLPGSVVRIADDGEVLLHGEHLFKEYWNNPGATEEALADGWFHTGDIGTLDEDGYLRITGRKKEIIVTAGGKNVAPAVIEDRIRAHALVAECMVVGDGRPFVGALVTIDEEFLERWCADHGKPAGSTAASLREDTDLLAAIQSAIDDGNAAVSKAESVRKFRILPAQFTEDSGHLTPSLKLKRNVVAKDYSDEIEAIYQK; via the coding sequence TTGCGCGAGTTCAGCCTTCCGGCTTTGTACGAGGTCCCTGCGGACGGGAATCTGACCGACATCGTCCGCAGAAACGCCGCGCAGCACCCGGACGTGGCCGTCATCGCCCGCAAGGTGGGCGGTGCCTGGCAGGACGTCTCGGCCACCACGTTCCTCGCCGAGGTGCGCGCGGCCGCGAAGGGGCTCATCGCCGCCGGTGTCCAGCCGGGCGACCGGGTGGGCCTGATGTCCCGCACCCGCTACGAGTGGACGCTGCTCGACTTCGCGATCTGGTCGGCCGGCGCGGTCACCGTGCCGGTGTACGAGACCAGCTCGCCGGAGCAGGTGCAGTGGATCCTCGGCGACTCGGGCGCGACCGCCATGATCACGGAGCTGGACGGCCACACCGCCGCCGTCGAGTCGGTGCGCGACCGGCTGCCCGCGCTGAAGAACGTGTGGCAGATCGAGGGCGGCGGCGTCGAGGAGCTGGGCCGGCTCGGCCAGGACATCAGCGACGCGACGGTCGAGGAGCGCAGCTCGCTGGCGAAGGCCGACGACCCGGCGACGATCGTGTACACCTCCGGCACCACCGGCCGCCCCAAGGGCTGTGTGCTGACCCACCGCAGCTTCTTCGCGGAGTGCGGCAACATCGTCGAGCGGCTGCGCCCGCTGTTCCGCACCGGCGAGTGCTCGGTCCTGCTCTTCCTGCCGCTGGCGCACGTCTTCGGGCGCCTGGTGCAGGTGGCGCCGATGATGGCGCCGATCAAGCTGGGCACCGTCCCGGACATCAAGAACCTCACCGACGAGCTGGCCTCGTTCCGCCCGACGCTGATCCTGGGCGTGCCGCGCGTCTTCGAGAAGGTCTACAACTCGGCGCGCGCCAAGGCCCAGGCCGACGGCAAGGGCAAGATCTTCGACAAGGCCGCCGACACGGCGATCGCCTACAGCCAGGCGCTGGACACCCCGTCCGGCCCGCCCGTCGGTCTGAAGATCAAGCACAAGGTCTTCGACAAGCTGGTCTACAGCAAGCTGCGCGCGGTCCTCGGCGGCAAGGGCGAGTACGCCATCTCCGGCGGCGCCCCGCTGGGCGAGCGGCTCGGGCACTTCTTCCGCGGTATCGGCTTCACCGTCCTGGAGGGCTACGGCCTGACCGAGTCCTGCGCCGCGACCGCGTTCAACCCCTGGGACCGGCAGAAGATCGGCACGGTCGGTCAGCCGCTGCCGGGTTCCGTGGTGCGCATCGCGGACGACGGGGAGGTGCTGCTGCACGGCGAGCACCTGTTCAAGGAGTACTGGAACAACCCGGGCGCGACCGAGGAGGCGCTGGCCGACGGCTGGTTCCACACCGGTGACATCGGCACCCTCGACGAGGACGGCTACCTCCGCATCACCGGCCGCAAGAAGGAGATCATCGTCACCGCGGGCGGCAAGAACGTCGCCCCGGCCGTGATCGAGGACCGCATCCGGGCGCACGCCCTGGTCGCGGAGTGCATGGTGGTCGGCGACGGCCGGCCGTTCGTGGGCGCGCTCGTCACCATCGACGAGGAGTTCCTGGAGCGCTGGTGCGCCGATCACGGCAAGCCCGCCGGCTCCACCGCCGCGTCCCTGCGCGAGGACACCGACCTGCTGGCCGCGATCCAGTCGGCGATCGACGACGGCAACGCCGCGGTGTCGAAGGCGGAGTCGGTGCGCAAGTTCCGTATCCTGCCCGCCCAGTTCACGGAGGACTCGGGCCATCTGACGCCGTCGCTGAAGCTGAAGCGCAACGTCGTCGCGAAGGACTACTCGGACGAGATCGAGGCGATCTACCAGAAGTAG
- a CDS encoding metallophosphoesterase family protein — translation MAPTPTRNSRTRVHVVSDVHGNARDLARAGTGADALICLGDLVLFLDYADHSRGIFPDLFGVENADRIVELRTARRFEEAREFGARLWAGIGADRGAAIEKAVRKQYAELFAAFPTPTYVTYGNVDMPPLWPEYAGPGTTVLDGQRVEIGGWTFGFVGGGLRTPMRTPYEISDEEYAAKIEAVGEVDVLCTHIPPEVPELVYDTVARRFERGSKALLAAIRRTRPRYSLFGHVHQPLVPRMRIGATECVNVGHFAASGTPWALEW, via the coding sequence ATGGCACCGACACCGACCCGAAACAGCAGGACCCGCGTTCATGTGGTCAGCGATGTGCACGGCAACGCCCGCGACCTGGCCCGGGCCGGCACGGGCGCGGACGCCCTGATCTGCCTGGGTGACCTGGTGCTGTTCCTGGACTACGCCGACCACTCGCGCGGCATCTTCCCCGACCTGTTCGGGGTGGAGAACGCCGACCGCATCGTGGAGCTGCGCACCGCCCGGCGCTTCGAGGAGGCACGGGAGTTCGGGGCGCGGCTGTGGGCCGGGATCGGCGCCGACCGGGGCGCGGCGATCGAGAAGGCGGTGCGCAAGCAGTACGCCGAGCTGTTCGCGGCGTTCCCCACCCCGACGTACGTCACCTACGGCAATGTCGACATGCCGCCCCTGTGGCCGGAGTACGCCGGGCCCGGTACGACGGTGCTGGACGGGCAGCGCGTCGAGATCGGCGGGTGGACCTTCGGCTTCGTGGGCGGCGGACTGCGCACCCCGATGCGCACGCCGTACGAGATCAGCGACGAGGAGTACGCGGCGAAGATCGAGGCCGTCGGCGAGGTGGACGTGCTGTGCACGCACATTCCGCCGGAGGTCCCGGAGCTCGTCTACGACACGGTGGCCCGCCGGTTCGAGCGCGGGAGCAAGGCGCTGCTGGCGGCGATCCGCCGCACCCGGCCCCGCTACTCCCTCTTCGGACACGTCCATCAGCCACTGGTGCCGCGGATGCGGATCGGGGCCACGGAGTGCGTGAACGTGGGGCACTTCGCGGCGTCCGGCACCCCATGGGCACTGGAATGGTGA
- a CDS encoding lysophospholipid acyltransferase family protein yields the protein MKVAIGGPLKVAFRPWVEGLENIPAEGAAILASNHLSFSDSFFLPAVLDRKVTFIAKAEYFTTPGVKGRLTAAFFKGVGQLPVDRSGARGAGEAAIKSGIEVLERGELFGIYPEGTRSPDGRLYRGKPGGLARVALATGAPVIPVAMIDTEKIQPPGKVMPKLMRPGIRIGKPLDFSRYQGMEHDRFVLRAVTDEVMYEIMKLSGQEYVDMYATAAKRQIADAAKAEKEQAKKAQQEK from the coding sequence ATGAAGGTGGCCATCGGGGGACCGTTGAAGGTCGCTTTCCGGCCATGGGTGGAAGGGCTGGAGAACATTCCGGCCGAGGGTGCCGCGATCCTGGCGAGCAATCACCTGTCGTTCTCCGACTCGTTCTTCCTGCCCGCGGTCCTGGACCGCAAGGTGACCTTCATCGCGAAGGCCGAGTACTTCACCACCCCCGGCGTCAAGGGCCGATTGACGGCCGCCTTCTTCAAGGGCGTCGGCCAGCTGCCCGTGGACCGCTCCGGGGCGCGCGGCGCGGGTGAGGCCGCCATCAAGAGCGGCATAGAGGTCCTGGAGCGCGGCGAGCTGTTCGGCATCTACCCCGAGGGCACGCGCTCGCCCGACGGCCGGCTCTACCGGGGCAAGCCCGGCGGCCTCGCGCGCGTGGCGCTCGCCACCGGCGCGCCGGTCATCCCGGTCGCCATGATCGACACGGAGAAGATCCAGCCGCCGGGCAAGGTCATGCCCAAGCTCATGCGGCCCGGCATCCGGATCGGCAAGCCCCTCGACTTCAGCCGGTACCAGGGCATGGAGCACGACCGCTTCGTGCTCCGCGCGGTGACCGACGAGGTCATGTACGAGATCATGAAGCTCTCCGGCCAGGAGTACGTCGACATGTACGCGACCGCCGCCAAGCGGCAGATCGCGGACGCGGCGAAGGCCGAGAAGGAACAGGCGAAGAAGGCCCAGCAGGAGAAGTAG
- a CDS encoding ROK family glucokinase, with the protein MGLTIGVDIGGTKIAAGVVDEEGNILSTHKVPTPGTPDGIVDAIASAVEGARAGHEIVGVGIGAAGYVNRQRSEVYFAPNIDWRNEPLKEKVEARVGLPVVVENDANAAAWGEYKFGAGKGHRNVICITLGTGLGGGIIIGNKLRRGHYGVAAEFGHIRMVPDGLLCGCGSQGCWEQYASGRALVRYAKQRANATPENAEILLALGDGSPDGIEGKHISVAARQGDPVAVDSYRELARWAGAGLADLASLFDPSAFIVGGGLSDEGELVLDPIRKSYKRWLVGGNWRPVADVIAAQLGNDAGLVGAADLAREPDPIM; encoded by the coding sequence ATGGGACTCACCATCGGCGTCGACATCGGCGGTACCAAGATCGCGGCCGGTGTGGTCGACGAGGAAGGCAACATCCTCTCGACCCACAAGGTGCCCACCCCGGGCACGCCCGACGGGATCGTGGACGCCATTGCCTCCGCCGTCGAGGGAGCACGGGCCGGGCACGAGATCGTGGGCGTGGGCATCGGTGCGGCCGGTTACGTCAACCGCCAGCGCTCCGAGGTCTACTTCGCGCCGAACATCGACTGGCGCAACGAGCCGCTGAAGGAGAAGGTCGAGGCCCGCGTCGGCCTCCCGGTCGTCGTGGAGAACGACGCCAACGCGGCCGCATGGGGCGAGTACAAATTCGGCGCCGGCAAGGGCCACCGCAACGTCATCTGCATCACGCTGGGCACCGGCCTCGGCGGCGGCATCATCATCGGCAACAAGCTGCGCCGCGGCCACTACGGCGTCGCCGCCGAGTTCGGCCACATCCGGATGGTCCCGGACGGGCTGCTGTGCGGCTGCGGCTCGCAGGGCTGCTGGGAGCAGTACGCCTCCGGCCGCGCCCTGGTCAGGTACGCCAAGCAGCGCGCCAACGCCACCCCGGAGAACGCCGAGATCCTGCTCGCCCTGGGCGACGGCAGCCCCGACGGCATCGAGGGCAAGCACATCTCCGTGGCCGCCCGCCAGGGCGACCCGGTCGCCGTCGACTCCTACCGCGAGCTCGCCCGCTGGGCCGGCGCCGGCCTCGCCGACCTGGCCTCCCTGTTCGACCCGTCCGCCTTCATCGTCGGCGGTGGCCTCTCCGACGAGGGCGAACTGGTTCTGGACCCCATCCGCAAGTCCTACAAGCGCTGGCTGGTGGGCGGCAACTGGCGCCCGGTCGCCGACGTCATCGCCGCCCAACTCGGCAACGACGCGGGCCTCGTGGGCGCGGCGGACCTGGCCCGGGAGCCGGACCCGATCATGTAG
- a CDS encoding ArsA family ATPase, which produces MRTILITGPGGSGRTTVAAATALAAAAEGTRTLVLSADRTDTLGAALGVATGATPTRVAETLTAWRPDAATGFRDDLAAFQERATTALDLLGASRLDPEEVTPLPGAEELALLRALRDAALAEAHDLLVVDLPATPHALALLSLPEELRRYLRRLLPPERQAARALRPVLGRLAGVPMPAEWLYETTARWDVELAAVEAVLADRDTAVRLVAEPGPGGADAVRAAGLALALRGLRPDLLIANRVLPEAEAAAGSWLAGPVAQQRKALEEWEEAYDVHRVAHLGHDPRGAEDLAALTAPAVNGTSSTVEWPVTDRLADDGVLVWHIPLPGAAREELDLVRRGDELVVTAGQFRRIVPLPSALRRCSVDGAALRDGELRIRFAPDPDLWPRSR; this is translated from the coding sequence ATGCGCACCATCCTGATCACAGGCCCCGGCGGCAGCGGCCGTACCACCGTCGCGGCCGCCACCGCGCTGGCGGCGGCGGCCGAAGGCACCCGAACCCTCGTCCTCAGCGCCGACCGCACCGACACCCTGGGTGCGGCCCTCGGCGTGGCCACGGGCGCGACCCCGACCCGGGTCGCCGAGACGCTCACCGCCTGGCGCCCCGACGCCGCCACCGGATTCCGGGACGACCTCGCCGCCTTCCAGGAACGCGCCACCACCGCCCTCGACCTCCTCGGCGCCTCCCGGCTCGACCCGGAGGAGGTCACCCCCCTCCCCGGCGCCGAGGAACTCGCGCTGCTGCGGGCGCTGCGGGACGCCGCCCTCGCCGAGGCCCACGACCTGCTCGTCGTCGACCTGCCCGCCACCCCGCACGCCCTCGCCCTGCTCTCCCTCCCCGAGGAACTGCGCCGCTACCTGCGCCGCCTCCTGCCGCCCGAGCGGCAGGCGGCCCGGGCACTGCGGCCCGTCCTCGGCCGGCTGGCCGGTGTGCCGATGCCCGCGGAGTGGCTGTACGAGACCACCGCCCGCTGGGACGTCGAGCTCGCCGCCGTCGAGGCCGTCCTCGCCGACCGCGACACCGCCGTACGTCTGGTCGCCGAGCCCGGCCCCGGCGGCGCCGACGCCGTGCGCGCCGCCGGCCTCGCCCTCGCCCTGCGCGGCCTGCGCCCCGACCTGCTGATCGCCAACCGGGTCCTGCCGGAGGCGGAGGCCGCCGCAGGCAGCTGGCTCGCCGGACCCGTCGCCCAGCAGCGCAAGGCCCTGGAGGAGTGGGAGGAGGCGTACGACGTCCACCGCGTCGCCCACCTCGGACACGACCCCCGCGGCGCCGAGGACCTCGCCGCGCTCACGGCGCCCGCCGTCAACGGCACGTCCTCCACCGTCGAGTGGCCCGTCACCGACCGGCTCGCCGACGACGGCGTCCTGGTCTGGCACATCCCGCTGCCGGGCGCCGCCCGCGAGGAGCTCGACCTCGTCCGGCGCGGCGACGAACTCGTCGTCACCGCCGGGCAGTTCCGGCGCATCGTGCCGCTGCCGTCCGCCCTGCGCCGGTGCTCCGTGGACGGGGCCGCGCTGCGCGACGGCGAGCTGCGGATCCGGTTCGCGCCGGATCCGGACCTCTGGCCGCGGTCCCGGTGA